In Setaria italica strain Yugu1 chromosome IX, Setaria_italica_v2.0, whole genome shotgun sequence, the genomic stretch CAGCTACTGTGGAGCTTCGTTGATGGTCAGAGGTAGCTGGGCGGCCTTTACAGCTTTAATTGGTGCGTGTTAATAGTTAAGACATTTCTCGTATATACTTGATGCAGTTGCAAATCATGTCAGGAGGCCCAGGGGCCGGGCGTACGTGTGTGTCGAGCACAGGTGACACGTTCATGCATGATATGGAGCAGCCAACCGCACGAAAAATATGTTGCTCTCAAAACGGATGTGTGCTCGAGAGTGCAATGACGAGGCTTTGATTACTTAGGCAGGCAGGCGCAGCTTTGTTTGACTAGTCGATTATCCTAATATTTTAGTAGTAGTGTTAAAGAAAACATCATGTTCGCTCTAAAAATTACCACGTCAattttagattttctagatacataacttttacgCAGATATACTATTACATTTTGTGTGTACGTATATGTGTTGCAGAAAAATGGTGCTGGTGGAGCACGTTTTGGATGATTCTCAGGGGGCTCTGGTTACACGGGCGGCAAATGAGCTCATCGATGAaaagcctgttcgcttcagcttataagccggctgaaaagctgaaacggctaatttgttgtgagaagaaaacactgtttggtggctgataagccggctgaataagctgaagcgaacaggccggaGAACGTGATGGAGACCAAACCGAAAGCAACCAGACAGTGCAGGATGGACATGCAAATACATACTACACCAGAAGAGGGAAGGAAATGTAAAGCATTCAGCTCATTATTATCCGTTGTGGTTTTAACAGAAAGAAGaaagtactccatccgttccaaattgtaggttattctGACTTTTCTAAgctcatagatattattatgcacacCTAgataatctacaatttggaacggatggagtagtgTTGAAGGGGCTTCGGGAAAAAGCATGATGTGTGGACTGTGTGGACGGATAATGATAGAATTAATAAGACACGGTTGTTTCTTTTAACCCCGTTCTCACCGTTACCTCCTTCGCCTATCTATTTGGCAGCTAGCCAGCCAGTGCTCCGGACTGTCCATGCTCAACTTTGTTGCCAAGCTCTAAATCCTGTCCTTTTTGACGGGTTGTACCGAAACTAAAGCGCTTTTGAACCGAATCATACCAACTAGTCTACAGTAATACATGGTCCACCTTTTAGCGAGTAAAAAGAAAGCGATGGTTTTCACCCCCCGTGAGCTTTAATTTACCAGCAATACACGCACAGCTATTGGTACCTTATCCCGAAAAAAAGAAACAGCTACTGGAGTAAGTACGTGATTGTcacggagggcggcggcgagccggccggTGAGAGGTGTGGTTTCTGGTCTGGCAGACGATGGGCGCCCGGCCAGCTGAGGCGGCGCCGCAGGCCGCAGGAAAGAGATGTAACAGCAGATATATGATGATTGGCgcaggcgcgcgcgcgcgctcacATGCATGGAGATGGACACCGGCGGGCTGCGGCGGCCGAGCGCATCCGGCTCCCTGCTGGTGCCTGGTGGTAGCGGTCGCAGCGTCGGCGTCGCTTGTACGTCGGGCGCGCGCAAGGTGTGCGAGCGAGATGGAAGGCGACCCATCGGCCTTGGCCTCTTGCATTGGACGATCCCTAGCTAGTATATATAGGGTGAGCCCCACAGCACGTAGCTAGTGTGTGAAGTATTGTACTCCTAGCGCTAGCCCAGCGTGCTCCCCATATTCTAGCTGATCTCGTAGCTAGGATGGTCCATGcaccgtgtgtgtgtgtgtgtgtggtatggccatggtCTCCTTGGTGATGATCCCATCCACCACCTGCATGCTGGGGCCGGATCGGATCCTTTGCGACTAGCTTTCTCTCATCAATCTTTCCCTACAGGGCCTGTGTTTAGAATTGGGATTTCCCCTTCATTTCTCTCCAATTCTCTGCTGAATAGTTTCAACATCTATCAACGACGACGCATCACATGGATTATTCTTAACGGGTCGCAGTAGTAGTAGGTCATATCAATTCCGATGTGAGATCTTTGCCACACGATTGGAATGGAGACCCGTGCACATATCCTTAATTCTAGAACACATAAGCACACACAATTGACAGTCCAGCTTTACGAACGCTTCTGAGAAATTGAGAAACAGAATTCAAAGGAACGCGTTCGCATTCCAAGTACAGTAAATAAGACTCCCAAGCAGAACCTGCGATCGCCATGTATGCATCGATTAGTATTTTAGAAAGGCAAAAGAATTGAAAACGTGTGGATGATTAGCAGGTCGTTGTCTCACTCGTGGACAttggctagctagctaggtagCTATATATACTCACCCTATATATTCACACTTCACTTTCATGACATTGATATCGAAAATTAGATGGAAAGAAGATCCCAACTCACATGAACAGGACGTTTCTGTACGTGTTCCTCCTATTAAGCTCTTGCTAGCTTCATATATAATACCCCATGATGAGAAATAACGATGCATGCTAGATCCGTATATATCATCACACAATCATGCTGACATGTCTAATATGAAAACATGGGCGAATAACATATCTACGCATTCCCAGCTGTATATAGATCGAGGTTCTTTCATATACAGTCcttgaaaaggaaagaaaaatataatttgagTCTGGCACGCACCAATTTTTATAATCCCTTGGGTTATAATTACTGGTACCTTTTCAAGGTTGATAATAAAACTCATGCTAATAAGATTGGAGCGAGAGACAGTGAACACCAAACAGATTGTTAAGAACTCATGGATGATGATTCCTAGTTCCTTTTTAGTGCAAGCAGTTCCGATCCCCAATGTCTTAGCAGTTTTCCCTATATACTCCCAACTCAATTCCTTTTGATGCTGGCAGTTTTCCCTAATATGTGCTTGTGTTTGTGGCACATGCTAACTGTGAGTATTTCCATATTTTCATATATGAGTCTACCAATTTCACTATAAATCAAAAGTCCAACTCAtcaataaaaaaggaaataattttGTGGTTTAAGTCGATGCAAGGGAACTAAATATGTATTGACATTCATGAAATGGAACGACATTCTAAACAAAAATGCATGTTATTCCAATTGCCATCCTTACCGCAAATAAGCAACAACCGATAAAAACTCTCATTACCCTTAAATTATATGCAGTATTCATTATGAAAAACTACAAGCCACTTTAGTTTTGTCCAAACTTTTCTAGTTTGACAAGTTTTATGGaaaaaatatacaaatatctatagCATCAAACTAGTTTAGTTAGATACCCCACGAAATATATCTGGATGGTacatttatttgatattgtagatgTTAACATATTTTTGTATAAAACTTGATAAAAAAGTTAAGAGAAGGTTGACTTTAAGACAAAGCTGAAGTGatgaactataatttggaagTATACTGTAAAGTTAATTTCTACAACAAAACTAGTATGAATGCCACATCATTTTTATTATCGACTAAATATTAAATTTTTGTTGATCAAAGTTGTTTGAGCAGTGGAGGTCAACATGTATCATTATTTTGTGAACAAATTTAGTAATGTATGTAGTATACCAACATTCTACGAGAAACATGGCTTCATCATCTTACATCTTTCTATCTAGTTTGATCCCTGAAATGAAGAATGGCTATGATATATTACCTAGACTATTTCAGAACTCATGAACATAAACAATTAATCGCCATGCTAAtaacatttttctttctctttattAAGAAAAGAAATTGAGTTCCCGAAGTGCAGATAACTAAGAATTCGAAGTGCTAGCTACCAATACACGCAGTCTAAATTTGATAATTTACCATATAGAGCCTTCTTAAACCATAACCTAGATATCATTGCAACTAGGATATACACCATTTGAGATTATAGCACCTGGAACTCAAAACAATTGTGTAAGCTGCGCTTTATATTTTTGTGCATATATGCACCAAATTATAAAGATCTTGCAGGACTATATATGACTATATCTAACACACCACAATTGTTAGTTCTTAACTTGCCATTGCTTAATTATCTACCAGTAGCGCATAAGGCAAGGATTATCTACTTCCCCAAAAGCTGTGTATATATATTAGGAACAAAGAGACAGTTACTTATCAATTAGTTGATGTGTAATTCTATGTCAACAAGTTACCTTAATTTAGGCGAACTATATGAGCTATATACGTGCTGATATATGAATGCAGTGCAGAATGACTgaaaacaacaaataaagcaaTATGACAACCAGAAGAGAGCCAATTACATTACAAAGTACTGGAAGTTCAAATAAAAGAACCAGCATGCATGTTTCATAAAATTTTGTCTCCTGAATAAACAAAGCATCTCCCGAAAGAAATTTGAAGGATAAACAGTAGCGAGTTTCTAATTGCTATATTAAAAGTATGATCTTGATCTCATGTttaattagaagtactaaaaCTTTAAAGAGATCTATTAGTATGAaccccatgcatgcatggtccTGAGTCCTTTTGATACCAGAGTTAATTGTCCCATTACTGTCAACAGTAGTAAGATGGAGTACGCTACAGAAAACACACACGACATCAAAGCTGCTGCTATATTTATTTCGTATACTGAATTTCTTTCTGACAAGGCATTGGAGGCTGAACTCGTAATAACCGAAGAGAGAATCAATAATTTATCTGCAAATCTTCCATGGTCTAGGGAACAGCTAGCTAACCTGCATTAAGTTCTAATAATTAATGCGTTAACACTGAGCAATGGCAGAGCCTGCAGCTCATGCATGGGTAAAGCAGAAAAGTTCTCTCATCTCCCACCAATGACTACAGCTACTTATATGAGTAGAAGTCAGACCTGATTAACAAGGTTATTCGAATAATATATACTACTACTTGGTATGGAGTACTTGTCTGACTCCCCACAAGTGAAGTTCTTtggtctttcaaaaaaaaaagtgaagttCTTTTTTATTGCCTCATGCAATGCACAACAATGCAATGTATTGTGCTCTACTATGCAATGTGGTCTGCAATTTCACAGTGAGCATGCATCACCATGCATGTAGCGATTCTTCTATCCTCCTTGCTCTGACACCAAAAAAGATCAAGAGGGAAAACTGACTCCAGCAGGAAAAAGGATCTCTCGTGTGCTTTTCAATGCACCACTTCttccccccccttttttttttctttttagcttTTCTTGCAGAAAGGCAGGATACCATACGCAAATATTGACATTATTAGCTTTCATGTTTCGTATGCATGCCTGAATGCCTGATGAACACCTCACACAGTATAGCAGACAGAACTGCTGGTGCAGAAGAGACAGCAGCAACAGAAACAGCAGAGAAGGGATGGCCCAAGAGACAAATGCGCAAACCAAATCAAGAAGTGGAACAGTATGTAGTAtgtacagagagagagagagagagagagagagagagagagagagagagagatgcgcAGAGAGAGAAAGACGGAGAGACGAGAGATAGATGAGCAAGCTTACGAACATAGAGTGTGCGCAGCCTGTGTAGAATAGCAGAAGGATTTAGGATCTGACCTCCACTCATCCCATAACTGCCTgtcctagagagagagagggagagagagggctGGGGCTGGCAGCTGAGCTCTGGCATGGCTTTGGCCTTTGGCTTGGCTGGCTGCCTATCTCCCACATTTTAAAGGCACctgcctcccctctcctccctacAGCTTAGCTGCTTTGGAAGGGGAGCCCCAATTGACCTGCCCAAACATCACAGCCGCAgcagcaagaacaagaacaatccATGTGCACAATACATGCATGCAGCACAGTAAAACACACATACTACTACTCCATACCATGCAGCCCATATTAGTGTAGTAATTGTTATCATATGTGGGGAGCACACCGTGTTTCGTTCCTATACAATTAGCTTTCAGAAATGCAAGAAATTGACTCCCCTCCTCTCTAATTATTAGTCTCCAGCAGGCAAAGAAGATCAGATCGAGCAGCCGGAGATAACACAATTATAATTAAGCACACGATCGAGGAGATCAAATCAAAGCGAATCGAGAAGCAAGAAATTAACCACCAAGAAATAATTTTCTGTTGCTgcttttttctgaattttttcttGTTTCCCCTCGCCCTGAAATTGCTAAAGGAAATTGAGAGAGAGATGAGCTATATACGGGTTACGAAGAAGATTGCTGCTGGCAATTCCTttgcaccggccgccgccgcctttgtTTACTTGGATCTCGCTCGATCCTCTCCACGACGACCATTTGGGCCTTGAGCGGTGGCCGGGAAGTGGTAGCTGCTGTAGCAGTAGATCGTATCGTACGTACGACCACGACCTCCCGCCTTCACAAGTCAAGATTCAAGGAGCACCTCGCTttcccggaggaggaggacgacgatgagggcggcgacggcagctgCAGCGGCATGGTCGTctgcgtcggcggcgccgccctcccgccgccgctctcctcctCGGGGCCTGCGGCGCAGTCGAGGTTCACACCGAACAGCCGCACCCGCTTCGAGGCCGATGacgccacgggcggcggcggctccgcgtGCTGGCTTGGCGTCGTCGGTATCCGCACCGGCACGGAGTCCAGCACCATCGTGGCCTGCGGATGCTGCTGGTGGTGCGGCCGGTAGAAGAGCAGCTGCCTGCCACCGGCCCCGTAGGCGTCGTACCCGGCGTAGCGGCGGTGGGAGTCGTAGTCGTAGAACGAGGAGGGCGAGGGTGGCAGGTGGAGCACCGTCGTCCTGGCACCGACGGCGGCGTGCGCCGCCCACGGCGCGTAGGGGATGGAGGGGAGCGGGAGGCGGTGGTACTGCACGGGCGGATCGGGTCGGCGGCGCCAGTCGATGAAGAGCCTgcccctcgccgcctccccgacgccgcggCCGAAGGAGACGGTGTCCCCGGCGTCGAGGCGCTTCTCCTTGACGAAGCGGCTCCACCCCTTGGTCATCACGTAGCTCTGGCTGCTGTTCCAGTAGGAGTAGCGGAAGCGCCACGGCTTCCCCGTGCGGTCCTCGAAGCTGAGCAGCAGGCCCTTCTCGTTGGCCGCCGCGTCCAGGGGGAAGTACTTCTCCGCGTGCTGCTTCGGGATCACCAGCCGGTTCAGCTTCCCCACGTCGCTCGGCGTCACCACCTTGTCGAACATGTGctccttctccaccgccgccgcctgctccgtcgtccgctcctctccgccgcccggccgggTCAGGCCGCCGGCGGTGAACTCCATCGCTTCCAGCTAGCGATCGAGATCGAGGCGTGGAGGTAGGTAGACGCCGATATCTCCTGCCGCTGCTGCCTTGAACTTTGACCAGTAGTATACTATGAGCTTATGGTATGCTACCGGATGGCAAACAGTGGTGCGCTGTTACTATAGTTAGTATAGGACTTTGGGGATTCTTTTATATAATAAGTGGATGGCTTAGGATTGGGATAACTTAGAACTGCAGGGCTTGGTTCTTGGTTTCTTCTTGGATACCTGGGGACTACTGGTGAATTACCTTAGCTAGCCAGGGATGAATTGAGGAATCAGGGTTTGTGtgcaagctagctagcttgttCTTCTATGGGATTTTTCAGGGCTCAAATCAAAGGGGAGAGGATGGGAAGGAAGAGGGAGACTGGAGGAGGAAAGACtgaaaggaggaagaagtggCTGGCTATAGCTAGGAGATGTGATGACTGGTAGCAGTACTATGAAGGTTCTTTGGTGGGGGAAAGGAAAAGGGGAAGGTGATGGATACTTACTTTTGGCTTGCCACCAAAGGTAATTGGCCACCGTGTTTATATGTATGCTTGTAGTTGTAGTGACCTCTCTGTCTGTGTAGgagtatatgtatgtatgtatccaTGAGGtatagagggagggaggaaaagGGGGTGGGCACAATACACAAGTAGCTTGCTTTTTAAAGGGATGAGATGAGACTTGAGAGAGAGtggggaggggggagagagagagggtgggCCCCACGAATTATCTGGTTGAGCTCATGTGAGCTTGTCCTTCTCATGCTATAGGGGGAGCCTTTACGTGAGTTAGGCAGGTGATGAGCCCCAAAATGCCAGTTGTTGCCTGCAAGTCTTCAGCATGCTATTGATTGGTAGGAGCGTcgactactccctccgttaacGAACGCTGTTCATTTAGTACTGGCCATATAACTTTCGAACAATCTAACAAAGATGCTCGTGATACATTCTAGTCCTTTAATGAATTgatcatttactcccaccatcgatgTCTGAGCCAAactcgctaaataaggaaggctaataggtCCAACAATTACTGCAAGCTTGCAGTATAATTAATTTTACTTGGTAATCCATCtaattaagaagagttattaaGGGTACTTTGAACTTTTAGCATTACTACTATCTTGTTTAAATTTTTCTAAACGAACAGTctttgtgggacggagggagcagtagTAATTCTAGTTGATGCATGCTCTACCTCAAACTTTTATTTGAAGTAGGAGTACTCCACTTTGTTTTACACTTAAATCTTGCGATGTGTGTTATTCCTGCGATAAGAATAGCCTATTTTTTCCAGGTTAATTTGTAGTGGAAAATATATGCAGTGTGCGTGCTAAACTGGTAACGGACAATTTTGCATCGCTCACTAAGTTAGTTGCGCCCGGCTTTGTTTATATGCTCCTGTTCAGGGTACACTAAACATGGTTGACACAAGTCAACCTATGTTATATCATTTCAAGTTTCCTTGCACTTTCAGGTGGTGAAGCATGCAAGATCATATATATTCTTAATTTGTTATTTTAATTATCTAGCTAACGTTGCCCCATTAATAAACTGGACAGGCCCATTTCAGGATGCCGATGATCTCATCGTGCTTGACTGCGTGCTTGGGTTGCTCAGTCCGAACGACTCTCTCGAAACATCCTGTGCACAGTTCCTGCCTCTGAAAACTGCACGCATCCTCCGTTTATTTTCTTCACAAATTTAATTCGAAGTGAATCAGATGGTCGTACTGCAAATCTGCGTGCAGCTAGCATAGCATCGATCCCCCTGCAGCTGGTGGTCGCAGGATGCACAGTGATCGATCGTACGCTCtgcgttgttgttgttgctcttGTCCTGAATACGTTAAACAGAGTTCAGCGAATCATAACTGAGCCACGTATGCGTCCAGATAGAATATCTCTGCGATGTGAATCCGTGAtgcgatttttttttaatacagTCCGCACTGGCCCTGAACTTATTTCAGGTTATCTGCTTGGCATATTAGAAATTTCGTTGGCAGATGCGCCTGCAAGCTAGGCCAGCTAGTGTTGTTTGTTGTGGTAGCAGTAGCACAAGAGAAGAgatgagaggagagagagggagttgaGGTCAGCATATCGGGCCATCGGCATGGCTGCTGGTCTCTGATTCGGCCCCAGGAGTGAGAAGAGAGGCGCCTATTTTATGCGCACGCGCATGCACATGTGGTGCATACAATAGGATGCGATGTGCAGCTATACTTGCCGGTAGACGGCGTGTGTATATATTTTAGTTTATTTATATGGCGCACACACATGTTGTTGGGTGTTAACTGGGCAAAGCAGGCAGGGGGTGGTAATGTATATGGCAATTTGGCCGCCAATATGGTTATGTTTATCTTTTGTGGTTTACTTTGGGGAGAATTGGAGGCGGCCTTGAGGATTAGTTGGCTTGTTAGGCTCAGGAAAGATACTTTAAAGTTGATAACTCCTTATTAATCTGGCTTGCCTCCTCCGTACCCGTCTTCCAAAGCAAACACGGAAAAAGCACAAGCCAGATCAGGATCATCGTAGTATCATTTGGTGAAACTAAATACAATAATAGGGATAAATAGTTGTTCACGTAGTTAATAAGTTTGTCCAGTTCATCGATATCCCTCATCATCTGTCGATAACTTTTGTGCCGCCTACCCTTGATTGCTCTCCTGGCTTCTCCGTTATgcaattcaacaatttgattgAAAGAATAAGGTCAGATAGAAACCTCTTGTTTGAACATGTTCTTGAATCTCGATCGAGCAATTACATTGCTTGGAACCATTGTTCCCAGGAAGCAAGAATACCCATGAGAGAAGCTAAAAAGTCAAACTCTTCCATCCCCTCACCTGAACGGCTGAACCCAGCAGCCCCAAATTAGGGCAGTACTAAAACCATACATGTGGCGACACGCCATGCatggaaaattcagaaaaaattaTGCTTGCGACAATACTTAACGTTTTCCATGGGTGAATATATAATTAGATCCGCTAATCAATGGGCCGGGGCAAAGACAGTTGGCGCGATCGATCACTGATCCCCGGAGTGGAAGAGGAGGAACGACGACGACGCACCTGAGACGAGCGGGAGGTGAGGCGAGACAAACCCGCCAGCGGTGACACGCATGGGGCCGATACCATTTGATGGGTCAAAGATGGGCGAATCCCAAGATTCCGTTGCCCTCTTGCCACCTGGTTCCCCAGCTAGCAAAAACCTCCCAAGTTGATCGAAGCATGGCACTCTTTGGATTGGCTGTGCACATTTGTTGACCCGTGTGTACAGCAGCACGGGGTGCCCGTTGCATGCATATACACTAATGCGAGCGCATGTGAGGGTTAGCAGAAGATTGCATTTAGTATTCGTTGCCATGGACTCGTGTAAACCTCTGGCATTTCTCTGACCAACTCGCGATCCCCGCGCGCgcgatcctcgccgtccgagacAATGCCTGCAGGGCCCAGGGGACCGTACAGATTCCTCGATCAATCGACGACACGGCATGTTATTAAAGTTAAACTGACCTCAACTCCGTGATGCAACGAGCTGGAAAACCTCCAGCAGATACAGTCGTTTCCCTTGGTCTGTACGCGTACACACGTATGGAGTACGGGCTGCCACTGTTACCTGACCAAACTGAGATAGAAATACGTTATTCACAACGGGAAGTTCGCGTAAAGAAGCCTCTGTACGTATGTGGAGGTACGCACGGCACAAATCGTACGTGTGCTCGCTGTTAACCAGCTTTTCGATCTGATGTCGTACAGTCGGTGTAAAGCTAGGACGATCCTTTTACCGCTGAAAAATGATGGTCCAAATGCATTAGCCATGTCCCATGTATGTTCTGTTCAGCAATTCAGTATGAAAAATGTTTCAGCTCACTCAGGCGGCTTGCATGATGCATTGCCTTGATCAGATGAATTTCACTAATCAAGTGCTAAATTTCCATGCAAATTAAGCACTCCCTTGTTTCATATGTGTATCTTGAACTAAATAGCTTGttctaaacgtcatatatttcaTATATGGTTTGTCTTCTTCAGATGGCTCTAACACTTTAGGACAACGAGGGTTAACTAGACCACTTACTAAAGAAGATACACCATGATGTGTTCATTTCTTCATGATGTGAACCCTGTACCACTACTTCCATCTCCACCATGCATGGACTTCCGTTGTTCACTAGCAGGACTACACTATGTTGACTGGTTAACTACAGTTATGCATGCGTGCCTCCGATAATGACAGGTCGATAAGATCTGTATAAAGATCGATTGCGACGTATGCTCCGATATGCAGATTTTGGATCCATCAGAGGCGATCCTGGAGATGTATCAAGAGGTGGTCACCATGAAGACCAGGGCACAGCTATAGGCAGCATCCTAGTCCATTGACTTTTTACCCATACACCAAGCATTGTACAATGCAACTTGTGTTACAAAGCAAGCATGGCATAGATATTGTTTAGTATGACTACTACTCGATGGTCAGTGTACAAGTCTCTTCCATGAATGGACAAGGTCAATGACGCAATTTCCTCTCACAATGACGCGTCAATTGGATTCCCCACTTTTTATCTCATTTGCT encodes the following:
- the LOC101784039 gene encoding B3 domain-containing protein Os03g0120900 is translated as MEFTAGGLTRPGGGEERTTEQAAAVEKEHMFDKVVTPSDVGKLNRLVIPKQHAEKYFPLDAAANEKGLLLSFEDRTGKPWRFRYSYWNSSQSYVMTKGWSRFVKEKRLDAGDTVSFGRGVGEAARGRLFIDWRRRPDPPVQYHRLPLPSIPYAPWAAHAAVGARTTVLHLPPSPSSFYDYDSHRRYAGYDAYGAGGRQLLFYRPHHQQHPQATMVLDSVPVRIPTTPSQHAEPPPPVASSASKRVRLFGVNLDCAAGPEEESGGGRAAPPTQTTMPLQLPSPPSSSSSSSGKARCSLNLDL